One Gossypium hirsutum isolate 1008001.06 chromosome A08, Gossypium_hirsutum_v2.1, whole genome shotgun sequence genomic window, atttgtgtaccgaatgatgagGATTTGAGACTGTCAATTctgagggaggcgcatagtagtccttatgctatgcatcccgacGAGAATAAAATGTACCGGTATCTTTGAGAGTTGTAcgggtggccagggttgaagtgTAAAGTTACTGACTTCGTTGATCGCTGTTTGACTTTTCAGTAAGTTAAGGCTAAGCATCATTTGCCTTCGGGTTTATTGCAGCCGGTTAAGATACTGAtgtggaaatgggagcgagtaacgatggactttgttaatgggttgcctctaacacccactaagaaggattctgtctgggtcattgtggatcgattaaccaagtctgctcacttcatcTCGGTTAGGACAGACTTCTCTCTACAGAAATTGGCTAAACTCTACGTCTCTGAAATAGTGAGGCTACATGGGGTACCTAGCTCAATCATctttgatagggatcctcgcttcacgtatcagttctggaagaagctttatgaggctctgggttcaagactagactttagcactgctttccatcctcaggCAAATGGTCAATCGGAAAGGATGATGtaaatactggaggacatgttaaggagttgtgttaTCGATTTTCGAgacagttgggaggagtacttgccattAGTAGAGTTCGCTTACAATCACAACTACCAGTCTAGTAtatagatggcaccttatgaggcactgtatgggcttAAGTGTTGTACTCCCTTATACTGGACTGAATTGGGTGAGCGACATATTCTGGGTCTGGAATTGGTTTTCGAAACTGAGGACAAGGTCCGTTTGATTCGAGATCGACTGAAAGCGGCTTCTGACAGGCAGAAGTCCTATGCAGATCTAAAGCGTCGAGAGGTAGAGTATTCCGTAGGAGACTTCATTTTCCTTAAGGTCTCGTcatggaagaagattctaagGTTCGATCGTAAGGACAAGCTGAGCCCtcggtttattgggccgtatctAATTTTGAGACGAGTGTGACCAATCGCatatcagttagagctacctctagagttagatcatattcatgatgttttccatgtctcgatgttgagactCTACCGCTCTAATCCCTCGCACATTGTTCCTGTGGAGGAGaatgaggttaggccagatctagCGTTTGAGGAGGAGCCGATTCAGATTTTAGATCGTGACGTTAAGGTTTTGGAAAGAAAGTTTATCCTCTTAGTAAAGGTACTGTGGCAGACAGATAGTACTGAGAAGGCCACTTGGGAGCTGGAGGactcgatgcgtcagcagtatcctcacattttctgatcaagtaaaattttgaggccgaaattttcttttaggggttaGAGTTGAAACAGCCCAAAAGTTGAAAAATTGTTTTTGTAAATAAtacacacaagtgtgtatctgcttcagtggttaagtgttctgggtgtgtgtgtgaggtcccaagttcaagcaacaacttgggtaaatttttggtatttttatgaataaagcctCACTCTTGTGTAATAGGCTTATATTTGATTGTGTGTAAAATTCTGGCAGAATGGGCTTGTTGGTCTGGTCGTTAAGTGAAGTGTTAAtatgttggaggtcctgtgttcgaatcaaGGTGTAAGCAAGGGTTTTATTTTTTACTACAAATTTCGGCTAGAGTTTGAGTTTTACTGAAAATCTGAGTAGTGGGTCAGTGGTGAGAGTTTTGAGGAGAGTTTAGGGGAAGTGATCAGAATTTTTTCCAAAACTGATTTCTTTCTCAAGTTTTACTGCAGTTTTTGCTCTCCCCAAACCCTCTTACTGTCGAATTTGTTCTTCCTTTTCCTACGTAAAATCGTCTCCTTCTTACTGCTAACTTTGGGTTAATAAATCATTGTTAACTGGGTCGACTTGTGTTTAGGAGATAATCAAAGGGCTGGAGATCTCTGATTGATGTGTGAAGTGGATGAAACCCTGATTGTGCGATTGAAGGTAACATTTTGTAAGTCAGCATTTGGTCTTTTCGTGCATTTTCGTTTGAGCATAGTTTTAAGTGACTAATTTGGcgttatattgttttaataaaggTTTTGGGGTGCTCGTGGTCGTTTTAGTTTCGAATCaatactaggtgtgtacccgagaacacagaaaataaagataaaaaaaatcgaaaaatgaATCTGTCGtcaccacacggacgtgtggtcaACCGTGTGGTAGGCCTTGTGACTGAATACGGGCGTGTGAATGAGGAGCCAGGTTGTGTGCGCATGAAACGGGCacttgacacggccgtgtgatggacGGAaaggccgtgtgcgagacatgaACTAGACCAAttggcccatgtgggcccacacgactGAACCACATGGGCAGGTGGGATTTTTGgcccaggccatgtgatccacacggccaaggccaatttgggccgtgtgggccacacgggtgtgtgagcccacacgggcaggccacatggaaGTGTGAGTCCATTTTTCTGAAATGAtctgtaaggttacacgggtcgcccaagtcgactgtggacctactgtagggtcggtaagcgttATTTAGACCCCTAAACGAGTATCCTAACTGTCTAATTTCTGCACTGAGCATGAACTGTGATATCAGAATTAATTGTATAACCTGATAGGATGCATAttagcatgtcatatttgtatgTTGTATTGCATCAGGGTTGGGTTGATGttttggaggaagtattctgaaaggctcttaagcctgaaatctggcagctcagctgcaattatCTGATAATGTGCCGTATTTCGATATAGCATAGtttgtagggatgggtgggtcaattttatccacAAATGGTgtatagggttggacggagatggtgagtagaggctggtgggtaggactctGTTATACTGTTCTGTGTCTGATTCTATCTCTGAGTGGGCTAAGGTCCACACCGATTCTGTAAAGGGCAGGCCCGaactatgtataaatatatgaCTAATTTCGGATATATGCTGTGTGTATATTTTTTgtagggattacacattgagtttgcgaaaacttaCTCTTTTTTAATCTGTTTAGGTAATCCCCACcattaggcggatcggtgcagcaGAGGTCTCGACTGTGACCACCACAATTTCATACTATATTAATGCAGTTTTTCTTAGTTATATGTTTCCTCTTTTAATTAGGGTTTTACTTTGTAATTTCTGGGACTTTGGACTATCTGGTTTTAACTCGGTTTTATACTgttgatgttttatttttgacAAGCATGATCAAAACTCTGCTTTCACTGAAAACAAATGGTTTTTCTTATAAACTAAGGTTTTTGGAATTAATTACGGGTTTCTCTAAAATAGTATGTTTTCAAAGCTTCCGTGAAAAAGAGATACGTTTTAATCATAACAAAGATTAAGTAACTGGAACAATTTTTACTCGTTAAGTACGATTTCAAaagcactatcatgtgacatcggcAGATTCgtccataatgtctaggctgggttttggATGTTACAATAGAAGTGTTCCAACTTCTAAGCACAACTTCGACTTAATTAATAttctgcatagttcaagataagcttgtggcgggctttggcaaagaaggCATTTTGGAAATACAAGTCAAGGTGAAGATTTGTGAAGTATGCCTCACATTTTTTGGCTGAAATAGAGTTGAAGTCCTAACGAGGAAGAGGCATCATCCCAATGACATGACCACTAACATCCCGTTAAGAAAAGACATATCGACCCGACGACCCGATGAAAAGCATCCCGACAAGGTAGTAGCCA contains:
- the LOC107929424 gene encoding uncharacterized protein; protein product: MAPYEALYGLKCCTPLYWTELGERHILGLELVFETEDKVRLIRDRLKAASDRQKSYADLKRREVEYSVGDFIFLKVSSWKKILRFDRKDKLSPRLYRSNPSHIVPVEENEVRPDLAFEEEPIQILDRDVKVLERKFILLVKNGLVGLVVK